From Arcticibacter tournemirensis, one genomic window encodes:
- a CDS encoding alpha-N-acetylglucosaminidase → MRKSLRNITFSLLALFTFSAHATAVPDRDAANAFLRRIVKEHAAHFEINYIPAAADGKDIFELESKNDKIVLSGNNNISIASALNYYLRNYAGCLISWNGTNLDLPSKLPPVNEKVSKTTPYKYRYYLNYCTFNYSMSWWDWERWQWEIDFMALNGINMPLAITGQNAVWSRVYKSLGFTDKDLESFFTGPAYFNWFYMGNIDGWGGPLPQSQMQAHEVLQKKILERERSFGMTPILPAFTGHVPPAFKDRFPKAKLKKTNWTTFPSVYILDPDDDLFTVIGKKFIEEEVKTFGTDHLYTADTFNENTPPTSDSLYLSNVSKKVYQSMALADPKATWIMQGWLFYHGAKFWKPAQIKALLNAIPNDKMIVLDLWSENYPVWQRTDAYYGKPWIWNMLHNFGGNISLYGRMDEVASGAFKAKQSAAAGKMVGIGLTPEAIEQNPAIYQLMLDNIWASGPINVSAWLRDYVKQRYGAQNSHADEAWEILYRTVYTGGILPGGPESIITGRPTLAANTRGTRPKKNYKPEDLIPAWEALIKASQELNTEGFKYDIVDVTRQVLVNYADTLQRKFAKAYERKDSKEFNRHTKAFLMVMDDVDRLLMTRKDFLLGKWLNDAKRTGNTPGEKALYERNARNLITLWGDRNSSLNEYSCRQWSGLISSFYKPRWEQFFSFANQQLKSGAKLDQKAFEERMKDWEWKWVNMNDVFPEQPSGNEIKTVQGLHTKYIGQFREVYDTKKP, encoded by the coding sequence ATGCGTAAGTCTCTCAGAAACATCACCTTTAGCCTGCTGGCGCTTTTTACATTTTCAGCCCATGCCACGGCTGTACCCGACCGCGACGCAGCCAATGCATTCCTTCGCCGCATTGTTAAAGAGCATGCAGCGCATTTTGAGATTAATTACATTCCCGCGGCCGCTGATGGTAAGGACATCTTTGAGCTGGAAAGTAAGAATGATAAGATCGTATTGTCGGGGAATAATAACATATCTATAGCAAGTGCATTGAACTACTATCTGCGTAATTACGCAGGCTGCCTGATATCATGGAATGGAACAAATCTTGATTTACCATCCAAATTGCCTCCTGTGAATGAGAAGGTAAGCAAAACGACACCATATAAATACAGGTATTATCTGAACTACTGCACGTTTAATTATTCTATGAGCTGGTGGGACTGGGAACGTTGGCAATGGGAAATAGATTTCATGGCACTTAATGGCATCAATATGCCGCTTGCCATTACGGGGCAGAACGCAGTTTGGAGCAGGGTGTACAAAAGCCTCGGCTTTACCGATAAAGACCTGGAAAGTTTCTTCACCGGTCCGGCATATTTCAACTGGTTTTACATGGGGAATATCGACGGGTGGGGCGGGCCTCTTCCGCAAAGCCAGATGCAGGCTCACGAAGTGCTTCAGAAAAAGATACTGGAGCGTGAACGTTCGTTTGGAATGACGCCGATCCTGCCGGCCTTCACCGGCCATGTTCCTCCCGCTTTTAAGGACAGGTTTCCGAAGGCAAAGCTTAAGAAAACTAACTGGACCACCTTTCCTTCGGTTTACATCCTCGACCCGGATGATGACTTGTTTACTGTTATTGGCAAAAAGTTCATCGAAGAAGAGGTTAAAACCTTTGGTACGGATCACCTATATACTGCAGATACTTTTAACGAGAATACGCCGCCAACCTCCGATTCGCTCTATCTAAGCAATGTCAGCAAGAAAGTATACCAGTCGATGGCCCTGGCCGACCCCAAAGCAACGTGGATTATGCAGGGCTGGCTGTTCTATCACGGCGCGAAGTTCTGGAAACCTGCCCAGATCAAAGCCTTGTTAAATGCGATACCCAACGACAAGATGATCGTTCTTGATCTCTGGAGCGAAAACTACCCTGTGTGGCAGCGTACAGATGCTTATTACGGCAAGCCCTGGATCTGGAATATGCTGCATAATTTTGGCGGCAATATCAGCTTATATGGCCGCATGGATGAAGTTGCTTCCGGCGCCTTTAAGGCAAAGCAGTCGGCGGCTGCGGGTAAAATGGTTGGTATTGGCCTGACACCCGAGGCTATTGAGCAGAATCCTGCTATTTATCAGTTGATGTTGGATAATATCTGGGCAAGCGGTCCGATCAACGTATCGGCCTGGCTCAGGGACTATGTGAAGCAACGCTATGGAGCACAGAATTCCCATGCGGATGAGGCCTGGGAGATTTTATACCGCACGGTTTATACAGGTGGCATTCTGCCGGGAGGGCCTGAGTCTATCATTACCGGAAGGCCAACACTCGCGGCAAATACACGCGGCACCCGCCCCAAAAAGAACTACAAGCCGGAAGACCTGATCCCTGCCTGGGAGGCCCTTATAAAGGCTTCGCAGGAGCTTAACACCGAAGGGTTTAAATATGATATTGTCGACGTTACCCGGCAGGTGCTTGTTAACTATGCAGATACCTTACAACGAAAGTTTGCTAAGGCGTACGAGAGAAAGGACAGCAAAGAGTTCAACCGCCATACGAAGGCCTTTTTAATGGTAATGGATGATGTTGACCGCCTTTTGATGACACGTAAGGATTTCCTGCTCGGCAAATGGCTTAACGATGCTAAAAGAACAGGAAACACACCCGGGGAAAAGGCGCTTTATGAAAGGAACGCCAGGAACCTGATCACGCTGTGGGGCGACAGGAACAGCTCATTAAATGAGTATTCCTGCCGTCAATGGTCGGGATTGATCTCCTCGTTTTACAAACCGCGATGGGAACAGTTCTTTAGTTTTGCGAACCAGCAACTCAAATCGGGTGCGAAACTAGATCAGAAAGCATTTGAAGAGCGGATGAAAGACTGGGAATGGAAGTGGGTGAATATGAACGACGTGTTCCCTGAACAGCCTTCAGGGAATGAGATTAAAACGGTGCAAGGTCTGCATACGAAGTATATTGGGCAATTCAGAGAAGTATACGACACTAAAAAGCCATGA
- a CDS encoding endonuclease/exonuclease/phosphatase family protein, translating into MNDTSAQSKVANGGSPDVLRVMSYNIHHANPPSKPGLIDLDAIARVIRESKADLVALQEVETGTKRSGGVDEAKLLAEKTGLHYKFFRAIDYDGGEYGIAILSRFKLRNVRLIPLPQKVEAEDRILAYVTVKVDKQKIIFANTHLDATRDHGNRIVQMQRILKEFENVSLPVILCGDLNSVAGSGVIDLLDAQFKRTCVDNCPGTSPQVNPRRTIDYIATRNIKWPLLEYVVVEETYASDHRPITAAFSKQQE; encoded by the coding sequence ATGAACGATACATCGGCGCAAAGTAAAGTCGCCAATGGAGGTTCACCCGATGTTCTGCGTGTCATGTCGTACAATATTCATCACGCCAATCCGCCCTCAAAACCAGGTCTTATTGACCTGGATGCCATTGCCCGTGTAATCAGGGAATCGAAGGCGGATCTGGTAGCTCTACAGGAGGTGGAGACAGGTACTAAACGCTCCGGAGGTGTTGATGAAGCGAAACTGCTTGCCGAAAAGACGGGACTTCATTATAAGTTCTTCAGAGCGATTGACTACGATGGAGGAGAATACGGCATTGCCATATTGAGCCGGTTTAAGCTGCGTAATGTCCGCCTGATTCCGCTTCCACAGAAAGTTGAAGCTGAAGACCGCATACTGGCATATGTAACAGTAAAGGTGGACAAGCAAAAGATTATTTTTGCAAATACCCATCTCGATGCTACAAGGGATCACGGAAACCGGATCGTTCAGATGCAGCGTATTTTAAAAGAGTTTGAAAATGTATCTTTGCCGGTGATCCTGTGCGGCGACTTAAACAGTGTTGCAGGTTCGGGTGTTATTGATCTGCTTGATGCGCAGTTCAAACGTACTTGTGTGGATAATTGTCCGGGTACTTCTCCTCAGGTTAATCCGCGCCGCACCATCGATTATATTGCGACGAGAAATATAAAGTGGCCATTACTGGAGTATGTCGTAGTCGAGGAAACCTACGCATCCGACCATCGTCCTATAACAGCTGCTTTTAGTAAACAACAAGAATAG